Below is a window of Ancylothrix sp. D3o DNA.
GACCTCCCCCACCGCAGGCAGATGAACCGACTTTATTACATCGAGCTTCTTGTCGGTGAATCGCGTAGGCGTCTTTGATGGCCGGTGAGACAGAAAACATCTGGACTTATTGCATCCAGATAGGCCGGGCAATTACGCAGAGTTTTATCGTGGGGTCTGGGGAGACGCCTACTCTTAACCCACAGCATAATCACTCATTTCCCGCATGAAAGGGGGATAAAAGCCTAATACAATATCTTGTTTTGGTACGCCTAATTTTACTAAATCTGCTGCAATATCATGCTCGGTTGAATTATAAAAAATCCAGATTTTTTCCTTACGAATATCAAGATGTATTATACAATGATGCACCCAACGTTTATGGTGCCACCCCAGATGGACAATTTGATAGTGGTTTCGCTGGGTATCAAAAATAGTTTCCACTTCAATATCACCATACGCCGGTTTTACTTCAGCATAATCCATCAATAGCTGCTGGACAATTTGCTGATAGTGGCTTAGGTTATCGGTTAGTGCTTCCATTGTGAAATTTGCTCCAATTCAATATCGTAAATAATCAATCTTACGGAATTTTCTTGCAGCATTGATGCTGGAAAATCAAGTTGAAAGAAGCTGTTATAAATTAGCTCTGGTATAGCTAAATAGAGAGTCCGCTCTGGTTCTTCTCGGCGTAATGCAGCCCGATAGTTGATAAATTGCCCTAGGGCTGTATGAAACTCTGAAATTGCCGAGGCACTGGCCAAAAAACTTTTGATTTCCACTGCAATTTTTTGATCTCCTCGCTCTGCTGCCAGTAATCGTTCTGCTCCTAAGTCAATTTCCATCTCTACACCACCTACTTTTATTTTAAGTGGGTCGTGAGTAACATTCCAGCCATCCTTAGTAAGAGCCCTCTTAACAACTTGATGAAAACGATCTTTAGCCACAATAGACGATTTAATATAAAGGTCTAATTTAAACCTATCATATTTGATGGCACCGGCTACCCTTGATGCCCTCCTACTTACACAGCCGATAGGTGGTGAGCGTTGCTTTCCAAACCATAGATGGAAATATTTTTTAATCGCCCTTGCTTTAATTTTCTAATTTCACCGATAGGTTGTGTATCAATCGGACTCATAAAATTCACTCGTATCATCACATCCACATACGAGCGATATCCACCCGCCCAAAGCAGATCCGCCGGGCTGGAGAGCATTCGGCTGCGTCTCCCCATTCACCGGCCCTCGGACATCCACCGTCACCAAAAATTTCCCTGATCCTTCTACAGAAGCCGACCATATCACATCCAAGGGCGCGGTTGCATCCAAATAAGTTAAAAGCGGACTCTTGATTTACTTGATTTCTTTGGCTGAACGGGGTCGCTGATCTGTCTTTGTGAGAGAGGAGTAGCCATGAGTGCCGGTAGGTATTGCAGTAATTTGTCGATGTTTAGTTTGGTGCCGGTGTCCACCTGGGGTGTCGGTGGGATAAGGCGTCTGGGCAGAGAATCCGTTGATAAAAGTGGATGGTTGAGGGCGAGTGTTCGCCATAGGTGCTGGTAATGTATATTTTGTCAGAGTCGGCGTGTGA
It encodes the following:
- a CDS encoding XisI protein, with translation MEALTDNLSHYQQIVQQLLMDYAEVKPAYGDIEVETIFDTQRNHYQIVHLGWHHKRWVHHCIIHLDIRKEKIWIFYNSTEHDIAADLVKLGVPKQDIVLGFYPPFMREMSDYAVG
- a CDS encoding XisH family protein, translating into MAKDRFHQVVKRALTKDGWNVTHDPLKIKVGGVEMEIDLGAERLLAAERGDQKIAVEIKSFLASASAISEFHTALGQFINYRAALRREEPERTLYLAIPELIYNSFFQLDFPASMLQENSVRLIIYDIELEQISQWKH